The following are encoded in a window of Flavobacterium cupriresistens genomic DNA:
- a CDS encoding GNAT family N-acetyltransferase: MEIQQINEGRKGYFEAVEDGKQAGKMTYSWAGDTKFIIDHTEVNEEFNGKGVGKKMVMAAVEYARANDFKIIPLCPFAKSVFDRTADIHDVLFS, from the coding sequence ATGGAAATACAACAAATAAACGAAGGAAGAAAAGGATATTTTGAAGCTGTAGAAGACGGAAAACAAGCGGGAAAAATGACTTATAGCTGGGCCGGAGACACCAAATTCATCATTGACCATACAGAAGTAAATGAAGAATTCAACGGGAAAGGTGTTGGTAAAAAAATGGTCATGGCTGCCGTTGAATACGCAAGGGCCAATGATTTTAAAATTATTCCGCTTTGTCCTTTTGCCAAAAGTGTTTTCGATAGAACCGCTGATATACATGATGTTCTTTTTTCATAA
- a CDS encoding OsmC family protein, producing the protein METISAQIDTRLYRTEIKSASGNTVIADEPQEIGGKNLGFSPSELLASSLAACTLITLRMYINRKQWQVSEINIKVDFERDSNQNVSLFTRKIEIIGEVDDTQRQRLETIANSCPIHKTLTHSIEIKTTLF; encoded by the coding sequence ATGGAAACTATATCAGCACAAATTGACACGCGCTTGTATCGCACCGAAATAAAATCTGCCAGCGGAAATACGGTAATAGCAGACGAACCTCAAGAAATTGGAGGTAAAAATCTGGGGTTTAGTCCTTCTGAACTTTTAGCTTCTTCATTAGCAGCCTGTACACTTATTACATTGCGAATGTACATCAACCGCAAACAATGGCAAGTTTCTGAAATCAATATTAAGGTCGATTTTGAAAGAGACTCTAATCAGAATGTCTCTTTATTTACCCGAAAAATTGAAATTATCGGCGAGGTAGACGATACACAACGACAACGTTTAGAAACCATTGCCAACAGTTGCCCAATTCATAAAACATTAACACATTCAATAGAAATCAAAACCACATTATTTTAA
- a CDS encoding pirin family protein, which translates to MSNISLIIEERAANIGNFMVGRLLPFREKRAVGPFVFIDHMGPAHLNQHQNMDVPPHPHIGLSTLTFMFEGSIMHRDSLGTELEIKPGAVNWMTAGKGIVHSERTPEYLRTSDKVLHGLQIWVALPKELEQMEPNFTHVEADDIPQWEENGVSYKLIAGEAFNKKSPVPVYSPLYFIEIKSETTQKINIGKDLYGESGLYILEGSIKSGEHVYDPKQILITNDSTLCEFEIAAHSTVYIFGGAPFPEEHFIFWNFVSSDKELIEKAKRDWTAQTFPKVPGETEFVPLPEPRMK; encoded by the coding sequence ATGTCAAACATCAGTTTAATTATCGAAGAACGCGCCGCCAACATTGGCAATTTTATGGTAGGGAGATTATTGCCTTTTCGTGAAAAAAGAGCAGTCGGACCATTTGTATTTATCGATCATATGGGACCCGCACATCTGAACCAACACCAGAATATGGACGTCCCTCCTCACCCGCATATCGGACTTTCTACACTGACCTTTATGTTTGAAGGAAGTATCATGCATCGTGACAGTCTGGGAACAGAACTCGAAATAAAACCGGGCGCTGTAAACTGGATGACCGCAGGAAAAGGAATCGTACATTCCGAAAGAACACCCGAATATTTAAGAACTTCCGATAAAGTCCTTCATGGATTACAGATTTGGGTTGCTTTGCCAAAAGAATTAGAGCAAATGGAACCTAATTTCACACATGTGGAGGCAGATGATATTCCACAATGGGAAGAAAATGGAGTTTCATATAAATTAATTGCCGGAGAAGCTTTCAATAAAAAATCACCGGTTCCCGTGTATAGTCCGTTGTATTTTATTGAGATCAAAAGTGAAACGACTCAAAAAATCAATATTGGAAAAGATCTGTATGGAGAAAGTGGTTTATATATCCTGGAAGGAAGTATTAAAAGCGGAGAGCATGTTTACGATCCGAAGCAGATCCTGATTACAAATGACAGTACTTTATGTGAGTTTGAAATTGCTGCTCATTCTACTGTTTATATTTTTGGAGGAGCTCCTTTCCCTGAAGAACATTTTATCTTCTGGAATTTTGTTTCCTCTGACAAAGAATTAATCGAAAAAGCAAAAAGAGACTGGACAGCACAGACGTTCCCAAAAGTCCCGGGAGAAACTGAGTTTGTTCCTTTACCTGAACCCCGAATGAAATAA
- a CDS encoding heavy metal translocating P-type ATPase codes for MIHNDDTDCCETKQNTAPKKNTEAGCCSHDDNKHSDDDGHDHSVGDQTTFQLFSPAITSFVLLIIAIVFDNYLPQTWFTGWVRIVWYIVAYLPVGFPVIKEAIGSARNGAFFSEFLLMSIATIGAFAIGEYPEGVAVMLFYAVGETFQTLAVTRAKANIKTLLDQRPDEVTILENNQPKIIKAKNAQIGDIIQLKPGEKLGLDGELLSETASFNTAALTGESKPDTKNKGENVLAGMINLNAVAEVKVTTLYTDSKLSKILEMVQEATSKKAPTELFIRKFAKIYTPIVVYAAIAICLLPYFFVDNYLFKDWLYRALVFLVISCPCALVISIPLGYFGGIGAASKNGILFKGSSFLDIMAAIQVVVMDKTGTLTKGVFKVQKVVAVGIPDADLIKYTAALETKSTHPVGTAIIDYANGAEKNSVVTAVEEIAGHGLKGTVDGNAILAGNTKLMKKFDISYDTEIDQTPFTIIVVAVNQKYAGYFLIADEIKEDAKEAIESLHRINVKTVMLSGDKTAVVNTVAKELNIDVAYGDLLPENKVEKVTDLKNKDLKIAFVGDGVNDAPVIALAHAGIAMGGLGSDATIETADIVIQNDQPTKIYTAINIGKKTKQIVWQNISLAFVVKAIVLVLGAGGLATMWEAVFADVGVALLAILNAVRIQRMKF; via the coding sequence ATGATACATAATGACGATACTGATTGCTGTGAAACAAAACAAAACACAGCTCCCAAAAAAAATACAGAAGCAGGTTGCTGCTCACATGATGATAACAAACATAGCGACGACGATGGACATGACCACTCAGTAGGAGATCAGACTACTTTTCAGCTTTTTTCTCCGGCAATAACTAGTTTTGTTTTACTAATCATTGCCATTGTTTTCGACAATTATTTACCTCAAACGTGGTTTACAGGTTGGGTTAGAATTGTTTGGTATATAGTCGCTTATTTACCGGTTGGTTTTCCTGTCATAAAAGAAGCAATTGGAAGTGCCAGAAATGGTGCTTTCTTTTCAGAGTTTTTATTAATGAGTATTGCTACCATCGGTGCTTTTGCAATTGGTGAATATCCCGAAGGCGTTGCTGTAATGCTTTTTTATGCTGTTGGCGAAACTTTCCAAACATTGGCAGTAACTCGTGCCAAAGCAAACATCAAAACACTATTAGACCAGCGTCCGGATGAAGTGACGATTCTTGAGAACAATCAGCCTAAAATTATTAAAGCAAAAAATGCTCAAATTGGAGACATCATTCAATTAAAACCAGGCGAAAAATTAGGCTTAGATGGCGAACTTCTTTCTGAAACAGCTTCCTTTAATACCGCAGCATTAACAGGAGAAAGTAAACCTGATACCAAAAACAAAGGCGAAAATGTCCTTGCGGGAATGATCAATCTCAATGCCGTAGCTGAAGTAAAAGTTACCACTTTGTATACCGATAGTAAATTGTCTAAAATTCTGGAAATGGTTCAGGAAGCGACTTCCAAAAAAGCGCCAACCGAATTGTTTATCCGAAAATTTGCCAAAATATACACGCCAATTGTGGTTTATGCAGCAATCGCGATCTGTTTACTGCCTTACTTTTTTGTAGACAATTATCTTTTTAAAGATTGGTTGTATCGTGCCTTAGTCTTTTTGGTAATCTCTTGTCCTTGTGCCTTGGTGATTTCAATTCCACTGGGTTACTTTGGCGGAATTGGAGCGGCAAGTAAAAACGGGATTTTGTTTAAGGGCTCGAGCTTCTTAGACATCATGGCGGCAATTCAGGTTGTGGTAATGGACAAAACCGGAACTTTGACAAAAGGGGTTTTTAAAGTTCAAAAAGTAGTAGCAGTCGGGATTCCCGATGCTGATTTAATAAAATATACGGCTGCACTCGAAACCAAATCAACACATCCTGTTGGTACTGCCATTATTGACTATGCCAACGGAGCAGAAAAAAACAGTGTTGTTACCGCTGTTGAAGAAATTGCAGGTCACGGTCTAAAAGGTACAGTTGACGGCAATGCTATTTTGGCCGGAAATACCAAACTAATGAAAAAGTTCGATATTAGTTATGATACCGAAATAGACCAAACGCCTTTCACTATAATTGTTGTAGCCGTCAATCAAAAATATGCCGGTTATTTCCTCATCGCCGATGAAATAAAAGAAGACGCCAAAGAGGCCATTGAAAGTTTACATCGAATAAATGTAAAAACCGTCATGCTTTCGGGGGATAAAACAGCTGTGGTTAATACCGTTGCCAAAGAATTAAATATCGATGTGGCTTATGGTGACTTATTACCCGAAAATAAGGTTGAAAAAGTTACGGATTTAAAAAACAAAGACCTAAAAATTGCCTTTGTTGGCGATGGCGTAAATGATGCACCTGTGATTGCGTTGGCACATGCCGGAATCGCAATGGGTGGCTTAGGAAGTGATGCTACTATAGAAACGGCCGATATCGTGATTCAAAACGACCAGCCAACAAAAATATACACCGCCATAAATATTGGTAAAAAAACCAAACAAATTGTATGGCAGAATATTAGTTTAGCCTTTGTTGTAAAAGCCATTGTACTTGTACTGGGTGCCGGCGGCCTCGCTACCATGTGGGAAGCTGTTTTTGCTGACGTGGGTGTCGCTTTATTAGCGATTCTGAATGCAGTTAGGATTCAGAGAATGAAGTTTTAA